The following DNA comes from Flexistipes sp..
TCTTTTATGAGTTTTCTATCACTGACGGGGAGCTTTTTCCAGAATTGTGGCGATATTATCACACCGTATCCCAGATAACCGTGATCGGAAATCGTCATATAACGCTGTACTTCATGAATTTTTTGGGAATAGATATTGTTGAAAGTGTTTTCCTGTCCGTCCACAACGCCCTCCTTCAACAGATCGTAAACGCTGCTGAAAGGATAAGAATAAGCTATAGCATCACAAAGTTGGAACTGCAGCGCAAGTACTTCACTTCCCATAGTTCTGAAAATAAGATTTTTCATATCCTCAGGTACTGATATCGGACGGCTGTTATTAGTAATCACCTTAAACCCGTTATCCCAAAAAGATAAAAGACGAAAACCCGCCGAAAGTGATTTTTTTTTCAAAATATCACCGATTTCGCCGGTATAAGCATTGTGTATTTCATCTTTATTTTCAAAAAGATACGGGATATCAAACACCTGAAAATCTCTGACATACAAGCCGAGTTTTGAAAAAGCCGGTGATGCCATCTGGATTATGTTGTTTTTCACGGCACCAACAGCAGCAATATCATCCAAAAGGATTCCTGCAGGATATACCTTAACTTTAATTCGACCCTTTGTGCGTTTTTCCAATGTATTTTTGAAATAATTTATAGCTCTTCCTTTTGGACTGTTTTCACTTACCACATGGGAAAACCTTATGGTGAAATTTTCAGTATGTGCTGTGAAAGGCAATACAAGCAGAAAAACAACAAAAAATATCAATGCGCCTTTTTTTATCACTTCTATTCCTTCAGATATTTGTTAACTTTGCGATGCATAGTGGCTGGATCCACACCGGCAAGCTTACTTGCCCTTGTTATATTATTATCTGACAATTCAAGTAATCTTTTCAAATAACTTTTTTCAAACTCATCCCTTGCATCTTTATATTTCAGGCTGTCCCCGGAAAACCGTCCCCCTGAATTGCTGTTTGAGAAAAAAGTTTCCGGTAAATTATCCACACTGAGATAATCTTTTTCAGCCAAAGCGGTGGATCTTTCGATTATATTTTCCAGTTCGCGGACATTTCCCGGCCAGTCATATTCATACAGGTGCTTCATAAATCCCGAATCGGCACCTTTCAAGTTCTTGCTGAACTCCCGGTTATATCTTTTGATAAAAAAATCCACAAGATAAGGCACATCTTCTGCGCGCTCCCTTAATGGAGGAATCTCAATTTTAATCACATTAATTCTGTAATACAAATCCTGTCTGAAATTTCCCTTTTCTACTTCACTCTCCAGATTTTTGTTTGTGGCACAAATCAACCTCACATCAACATCCAAAGATTTGTTTGCCCCCAGTCTTTTAACAGACTTTTCTTGTATCACTCTTAACAACTTCACCTGAAAATTGGGATCAGTTTCACCAATTTCATCTAAAAAAAGTGTTCCCCCGTCAGCCTCTTCAAAATAGCCTCTGTGCAGGGAATCGGCACCGGTAAAAGCGCCTTTTTCATAACCAAAGAATAAGCTTTCCTGTAGATTTTCCGGGATAGCCGCACAGTTTATTGGAAGAAACCGTTCATTTTTTCTGCTGCTCAGCTGATGAATTGACCTTGCAATCAGCTCTTTACCTGTACCGGACTCACCGCTTATAAGAATGTTGCTGCTGATGCCTGAAACCTTTTTTACCATAGAAAGAATATCATTCATCTTTTTACTTTTGGAAACAATATTGTCAATGCCGTACAGTTCGTTTACATTTTCCTGCAAAACCTTTACACGATTTTTAAGTCGGCTGTTTTCCAGTCCTTTCTTGATTTTAATGGTAACTTCTTCAATATCATCGAAAGGTTTGGTAAGAAAATCAAAGGCACCCTTTTTTATCGCCTGAACAGCTTTTTCTATAGAGGCATAAGCGGTTACCAGAATTACCGTAATATATGGATATTTTTTGTTCAGTTCCTCCAGAAACTCAAGACCGCTCATTTCCGGCATCACAATGTCACTGATAATCAAATCCGGCTCATTTTTCTCTACTGCTTTAAACGCCTCAATCGGTGAGCGGAACTTAAACACCTGCACATTCTCGTTAATTAAAAGAGCTTCAAAAAAATCAAGTGTATAACGCTCATCATCCACTACAAATATCTTAGTTTGCATAATCAATTCCCGGATATATTTTTACAGATGTATATTTATTTTCAACCGAATCCAGTTCAAATTCCCAGCCATGCTCATGAAGAATTGCCTGACTCAGAAACAATCCAAGGCCGGTCCCCTGTCCAACCTTTTTTGTGGTAAAAAAAGGATCAAATATTTTTGCCATAACTTTACTGCTGATACCTTTGCCGTTGTCATAAATTTTTATAAAACTACCCTTCTCGTCTTCATCAGAGCTGATTTCTATATAGCCGCCTGTGTCAACAGCATCAATACTGTTAACAAGCAGATTTAGAAAAACCTGATGAATTTTCCCCTTATTCCCGTAAACTCTCATAGAGTTGGTTATTTTGTTAGCGGCAGTTATATTTTTGTATTTTATTCTGCTTCCCAGAATTTTCAATGCGAACTCTGCCGAATCATTAATATCAAAGTAATCTTTCTGCTCTGATTTCTGCCGGGCAAAAATAAGCAAATTCTGCACAATCTCTTTCGTCTGTTCACCGGCCTCTGTTATTGTATCTATAAGTTTCTTTTCATAAGTTCCGGACTCGAAACGTTTGGAGAGAAGCTGGGCAAAGTTGAGTATACCCACAAGAGGATTGTTGATTTCATGCGCCACTCCTCCTGCCAAAAGTCCCAGTGCTGAAAGTTTCTCAGACTGAATAAGTTTCACCTCAAGCTGTCTTATCTTCGTAACATCTTTAAAAATTGCTATGTATTCATATCCGGACTCTTTTTCTATTTTTGAAACAGATGTTTTCACCTGCAGACTTTTATTTCCATGAGAATCTATTGTTAAATCCATGTTATCAACAAATTTATCAGTAACCAGCTTATCGTAAAAAGTACTGTCATTTACAATATCGGTAATCTTCATAACTTTATCCGGTTCTATTTTCAAAACCTTTAATGATTCATTGCTGAATGTTTTGATATTAAAGTTCTCATCAAAAGAAACAATGGGCTCAGGAGCATTCTCAATAATCTCTTTAAGATAATGCTCACTTTTTAACAGCGCATTCTGCATATTAACAGCATCCGTCACGTCTCTTATCAGCTCAACAACAGCAACAGCTTCCCCCTTTTCATCAAACAGAGGAGTCCATATAATGTCAAAATAGCCTTCTGAACAACTGAAGAAATTCTCAAAACGGACATTCTTTAACTCTCCGTTTAAAGCAACATCCATCATCCCGCATTGCTCGCACGGGCTGCTTCTTCCGGCCAGCACCGAATAACATTTCCCCTCCGTCTCCCCCTCTACCCTGTTTTTCACATAATCGTTAACAAAAAGTAAATTATAATCACTGTCTATCAGAGCCACACCCTCACCTATTGCTTCAACAATCTTTTTAAATTTTTCATGTTCCAGTTGAAAGAGCTTCTCAAATTTTTCTTTTTCAAAAGCAAATCTGCTGATAAAAATCTTTAACAGAAATAATAAAAGAAGGAGTATTATCCCATAAACCATTCCGGGCATGGAAAAGGCGTTATTTTGGGAAGATAAGCCGCTGAAGTAATTTTTCATTGC
Coding sequences within:
- a CDS encoding TRAP transporter substrate-binding protein, producing MIKKGALIFFVVFLLVLPFTAHTENFTIRFSHVVSENSPKGRAINYFKNTLEKRTKGRIKVKVYPAGILLDDIAAVGAVKNNIIQMASPAFSKLGLYVRDFQVFDIPYLFENKDEIHNAYTGEIGDILKKKSLSAGFRLLSFWDNGFKVITNNSRPISVPEDMKNLIFRTMGSEVLALQFQLCDAIAYSYPFSSVYDLLKEGVVDGQENTFNNIYSQKIHEVQRYMTISDHGYLGYGVIISPQFWKKLPVSDRKLIKDVLRKTTSLEHKLAAKQNFNDFYRIKNDTSSKIKIKALKKKEKEKWENFFKKHYNEFSQIVSDDIFSEALKLN
- a CDS encoding sigma-54-dependent transcriptional regulator, whose translation is MQTKIFVVDDERYTLDFFEALLINENVQVFKFRSPIEAFKAVEKNEPDLIISDIVMPEMSGLEFLEELNKKYPYITVILVTAYASIEKAVQAIKKGAFDFLTKPFDDIEEVTIKIKKGLENSRLKNRVKVLQENVNELYGIDNIVSKSKKMNDILSMVKKVSGISSNILISGESGTGKELIARSIHQLSSRKNERFLPINCAAIPENLQESLFFGYEKGAFTGADSLHRGYFEEADGGTLFLDEIGETDPNFQVKLLRVIQEKSVKRLGANKSLDVDVRLICATNKNLESEVEKGNFRQDLYYRINVIKIEIPPLRERAEDVPYLVDFFIKRYNREFSKNLKGADSGFMKHLYEYDWPGNVRELENIIERSTALAEKDYLSVDNLPETFFSNSNSGGRFSGDSLKYKDARDEFEKSYLKRLLELSDNNITRASKLAGVDPATMHRKVNKYLKE
- a CDS encoding PAS domain-containing sensor histidine kinase, coding for MMHNNLFKNIKPFEAILFLFIFVSFLLTVGIFVDNKSNEKLLDFIHNLQKKQLEQIAENIDSYTNNIYAFFDNLILTKADSDTKYPLIVYNDEGVIYDNTGKQNYPKPEIGLSNELVLKFSKNLSSGNIYYYLRKDGRIYSSYVSIQSLISDSSPAYADVVIFDGGETLYSENYKEFFGKLFRLDEDKYHFLEEGGQKFLFSSTEFRGVNIGIYGAMKNYFSGLSSQNNAFSMPGMVYGIILLLLLFLLKIFISRFAFEKEKFEKLFQLEHEKFKKIVEAIGEGVALIDSDYNLLFVNDYVKNRVEGETEGKCYSVLAGRSSPCEQCGMMDVALNGELKNVRFENFFSCSEGYFDIIWTPLFDEKGEAVAVVELIRDVTDAVNMQNALLKSEHYLKEIIENAPEPIVSFDENFNIKTFSNESLKVLKIEPDKVMKITDIVNDSTFYDKLVTDKFVDNMDLTIDSHGNKSLQVKTSVSKIEKESGYEYIAIFKDVTKIRQLEVKLIQSEKLSALGLLAGGVAHEINNPLVGILNFAQLLSKRFESGTYEKKLIDTITEAGEQTKEIVQNLLIFARQKSEQKDYFDINDSAEFALKILGSRIKYKNITAANKITNSMRVYGNKGKIHQVFLNLLVNSIDAVDTGGYIEISSDEDEKGSFIKIYDNGKGISSKVMAKIFDPFFTTKKVGQGTGLGLFLSQAILHEHGWEFELDSVENKYTSVKIYPGIDYAN